Proteins from one uncultured Anaeromusa sp. genomic window:
- a CDS encoding flavodoxin family protein → MQVLLVNGSPHERGCTYTALSEVAATLATEKISTETFWIGNKPLAGCIACKSCTEKRKCVFDDKVNEFLSIAADYDGFIFGTPVHWAAASGAITSFLDRAFYADLCGRRKSFYLKPAAAVISARRAGTTATYDQINKYFGLLQMPIVSSQYWNMVHGAKPEEVKKDLEGLQTMRTLARNMAFFLKCKEAGLKAGVSLPMLEEPIFTNFIRD, encoded by the coding sequence ATGCAAGTATTATTGGTTAATGGCAGTCCCCACGAAAGAGGATGTACTTATACGGCGTTGTCGGAAGTAGCCGCCACCTTGGCGACAGAAAAAATCAGCACCGAAACTTTTTGGATTGGCAACAAACCACTAGCTGGCTGCATTGCCTGTAAGTCTTGCACAGAGAAAAGAAAATGTGTATTTGACGACAAAGTAAATGAATTTTTGTCGATTGCAGCAGACTATGATGGTTTTATTTTTGGAACGCCGGTTCACTGGGCCGCCGCCAGCGGCGCCATTACGTCCTTTTTGGATCGTGCATTTTATGCTGATTTATGCGGAAGAAGAAAATCCTTTTATTTGAAACCGGCTGCGGCGGTTATCTCGGCAAGACGGGCTGGAACGACAGCAACTTACGATCAAATAAACAAGTATTTTGGCTTATTGCAAATGCCAATTGTATCTTCTCAATACTGGAATATGGTACATGGAGCAAAGCCGGAAGAAGTAAAAAAGGATTTGGAAGGACTGCAGACAATGCGGACGCTAGCCCGAAACATGGCGTTCTTTTTAAAATGCAAGGAAGCTGGCTTGAAAGCGGGCGTTTCTTTGCCGATGCTGGAAGAACCCATTTTTACTAATTTCATTCGCGACTAA